The region TACATCGACGACCTCTACGTTTTTCAGGGCGAGCACGGCACGGTGTTCGTGATGGATGTCAACAGCTCGGTGACGAAGGCCGACATCAAGCGCGGCTTTCACCACGAGGGGCGCTACGAGTTCAAGATTCACTTCGGCGGTGCGGATATGGAGGAGCTGACCTTCCGGGTGACCTTCGGCGAGCCGGACGGCGACGGCAAGCAGTCACTGATGCTGCACGCACTGACCGGCGCAGACGCACGCGACGACGGTGCCACCGGCACGCTGCTCATCCAGGGACGGACCGGCGAGACGACCGACGGCGCCAACATGCGGATCTGGGCCGGGCGGATCACCGACCCGTTCTATGTCGACTTGGACGAGCTCGCCACTATCAACGGCGCCGTCAAGGACGGCGCGAAGGTGGACCGCTCGGCGTGGAGCGTCGACCAGGCCAAGAACAGCTTCGCGGGCACCACCGTCGAGTCGATCGTCCTTGAGGTCAACCGGGACGAGCCCCTGGTGCCCGACGACACCCGGATCGGCGTGTGGTGTCGCACCATGCTGGCTACTGACGCAGGTGGTTGGCGACAGATCAACCGCGCCGGGCACCCGATGATGTGGCCCATCTTCTGGCCGCACGACACCGACTTCTCCGACCCCGCCAACGTCCGCCACCCCAGCAAGGACCTCACCGAGGATGGCGAGGAGATCGCCACCGCGGTCGCGGGCGTCGTCGCCGCCAACGGCACCGCCCTAGATCCCCAGGCATACGGGTGGAGCGTAGCGCGGCAGCTCTACCCCGACATGCTCACCTATCAGACCGGCACGGCCGCGAACTATGGCTTCGCGATCCGCAACGGCCGCGCCATGGCCGACAACGCACCCGAGGTGATGTTCTCCCTGGTGCTGAACACCGGCACCACCTCCGGCCTCACCAGGGACATCACCAAGGCCGCCCGCGCCGACACATTCCCGTACGTGGTGCCTGCCTGACCAGCCGCGCGCTCATCACTGCAATCACCCAAGACTGGTCTGCACACGGAGGGCCCGCGTCGCCCGCAGAATCGGCTCGTAGCCGCCGCCGCGCAAGGTGGTTCGGATGACGGATGAACAGGCGGCGTACCGCCCGTTGCTGCGCCGACGAGAGGATTCCAAGCAGCCCGCTTTCCTTGAGCTCTTCTTCGACCTGGTCTACGTCCTCACCCTGACGCAGCTCACACACCTCCTCATCGACCACCTCGGTTGGGCTGGTGCGTTCGAGGCGTTTGTGTTGCTGCTGGCGTTGTGGTGGGTCTGGGTCCTGACCGCATGGATGACCGACCAGTTCGACCCGCAGCATCCGGTCGTGCAGGGCTACGTCATCCTGGTCATGATGGCCATCCTGGTGATGGCGATCCTGGTGCCCCGAGGGCTCAGCGGACACAGCACCGCCTTCGCTGGCTTCTACGTCGCCATCAACCTGGGCCGTTGCTTGTTCGTGCTGCTCGGCGCGCGGGGCACCTTGCTGCCCCAGCGCGCCCTGCGGGCCGGATTCTGGCTCGCGGTGTCACTGATCTTCTGGATCGCAAGCGCGTTCACCGAGGGTTGGCGGCGCGGAGTGCTGTGGCTGATGGCCCTGGCCGTGGACTATCTGTCGGCGGCGCTGCGCTGGCCGACGCCGAAGCTCGGCAGGGCCCCCGGATGGGAGCTGGCGATCGCCGAAACCCACCTCGCCGAACGGTACCGACAGGTCATCATCGTCGCCCTCGGCGAGATCGTCCTCATCATGGGCATCACCTTCGCCAACACCGACAACGCGCAGTTCACGTTCGGTCGCACCGTCGTGCTCCTGCTATCCCTCATCAGCACCGCCCTGATGTGGCGGCTCTACATCTACCGTGCCGGCCAGCAACTCGCGCCGGCCATCGCGGTCTCCCCGCACCCGCACCGGCTCAGCCAATGGGCGTCATACCTGCACCTGGTGATGATCGCCGGAATCCTGCTAACCGCTGTGGGCTTCACCCTCATCATCGAACACCCGACCACCGATCCGCCGCCGGCCTGGATCGCCGGGATCGCCGGAGGCCCGGCGCTTTTCCTGGCCGGCCGGGCCGGCTTCGAGTACCTGATCTTCGGGCGGGTGACGCTTCCCCGGCTGGTCGGAATCGTCACTCTAGGGGGCATCGGCTCGCTGGTGGTCCACTTGCGCCCGGAGATCACCTCGGCCGCCGCGACTCTCGTACTGGCCGCCGTCGCCGCCCTGGACGCGGTTCGTGGCCATCGGCGAGGTCGGGAACCGGCAAGACCACCCACCTGAGCGGAACTGGTGGCCCGTACGCAGAGTCAACCCGGCGGGATCCGGCATCCACACGTGCTTCTCGAGGGCGTCGATCACACCGTGGAGTAGGTCGGCGGACGAGGGATCCCCGGCGTCGGCGGTACCGTGCACCATCGGCCCGGTCGAGGCGCGGCGCGGATCCGGTTAGAGATGGTCTCGATGACCAACGGTGTCACCGTTGGTCGTCGGGAATTCGGCCAGTGTCGTCGTGTCCGCCACTGTGCCGGACTGGCCGGTTCGGCACGCCCGCAGCCGCTCGGTCACGTCACCGTCATCGGCCCGCGTGTGACGCGGGTGTGGAGACGATCACAACGGACACAAGCGCAAGCGCCGTGCCAGCGATCATCGTGTAGCGGATCACCGCACCCGGCTGCGGGAGGAACAGATCCAGCGCGAGCGACACCAGGAGCTGTCCTGCTGTCGTACCCACGCCCAGCATCAGCACTCCAGTTCTTCTGACAAGCTGGCTGGTCGCGGCAATGAAGAGCAGCGATGTGAGTCCCCCCGCATACAGCCACCCTTCTGTTGGGAATCGGGGAATTGCGCCTGCGGCAACCAGACGTATCGCGGCAAGCGTGCCGGTGACGATGGCGCCTCCAAGGAAATTTACGAATGTGGAGGTGATGACCGAATTGGCGGCCACACGCACGCGGCCGTTCACCGCTTGCTGCCAGCCGATGCAGAGGCCACCGAGCAGCGGAACAGCCAGTGCGACAACGGGGAATCCGCCGGTGAGATCCGCAGAAACCGACCAGCCGACAGCTACCAGGCCGAGCGCGGCTCCGGCAAGTCGACGGACGGTCAACGAGTGTTTACCGGAAGGGCCGATGCCGAGGCGGTCGACGAAGAGGCCACCGACGGTCTGACCGGCAACAGTCGAGGTGCTGAATACCGCGGTGCCTAGGAGTGCGGCGACGAGTCCTTGGCCGATCACGAAAACGGATCCCACGGCACCACCGAAGAGAATCCAGCGCGGAAGAGCCGCCGCTTTCACATCGGCCCGGACGGCACGCAAACCTGCGCGCCCACTGCCGCTCACAAGCATGGCGATCATGGTCAGAGTCAGACCGATGAGGAAAATGACGGCAGCTGCGAGAAACCCGTCTCCGAGGCGGCTACCCAACTGGCCATTGATCCGAGTCTGAAGGGCGAGGATTCCGCCCAGCATGATGAGCGCCACCATGCTGGCTGCGGTGGAGGCTGCTCCGCCTCGGCTGTCGCTAGCTCTTCGCATGAGGCGACAGTATGAGTTTGTCCGGCTCGACCCCAGGTCGCAGTATTCCTGGGTGCAGCTCACCTAGGCAAGCAGCGCCGCTATCGCGGCCGTGTGTCTACGCAAGAAATTCAGAACCGGTAAACGCATAGGCGGTGGGCGCAACAGCTTCGTTAAGCAGCTAGGGGATTGGTTATGACCTGCCTCCGCAAACGCCCGCAACTATTCGTTGAGGTGCTTGTGTTTCGGCGGTCGGCCTTCGCCCTTAGGCCGCCGGGTGGGAGTGGCGCACCCAGGTTAATCTCGCTCTGCCAGCCGGCCTCGGCGCCGGCGAACCTGGCAGCATGACCTTGCAAGCACCCTCCGCCCCCCGGCCACCCGCCCAGCGGTCGTCATGCCAGGGCTGCTAGCGCTGCTTCTGCTCTGTGCCGTCCAGTTTATGGATGCGCTCGACCTTTCGGTTGTCGGCATCGCGCTTCCCGCCATCCAGCACAACTTCTCCCTGTCCGAAGGCACCCTGCAGTGGGTCGTCTCCGCGTACGTGCTCGGCTACGGCGGTTTCCTGCTGCTCGGCGGGCGGACCGCCGACATTGTCGGTCGCCGCCGGATGCTGATCATCTCGGTCGGGGTCTTCCTGGCAATCACCGTCGCCATCGTCGCCGCGCCCAACGCGGGTACGTTGCTCACCCTGCGGTTCCTCAAGGGAGTCGCTGCGGGCTTCTCCGCCCCGGCCGCACTCGCGCTCATCACCTCGCTCTGGCCCGAGGGCCACGCGCGCTCGCGGGCGTTGGGCATCTTCGGGGCGACCAACGCCATCGGCTACTGCGTCGGCGTCGTCGTGGGTGGCCTGCTGACCGCGATCGACTGGCGACTCGTATTCGTCGTACCGCTACCCGTCGCGATCTTCATCCTTCTGGCGGCTCCGATGGTCCTGCCGCGTGATCGACGCGACAACGGCCCCCGTCGCCAGCTGGACATCCCGGGCGCGGCGGTGTCCACGGTGGGTCTCTCCGCACTCGTGTACGCCGTGACCGTCGGCCCGGAGGCGGGCTGGACCGCTTCACGTACGGTGCTGTTCTTCGCCCTCGCGGCCATTGCGCTCCTCGCCTTCCCGCTGGTGGAACGCCGCCAGACGTCCCCGTTGCTCGACCTCAGCCTGCTCCGCGGACACCTCGTTCGAAGCGGGAACATCACCGGCTTCACGCTGAACGGTGCGTATGTCGCGTTCCAGTTCCTGGTGACGCTGTACCTCCAGGAGTCGCTCGGCTGGAGCCCGTTCGCCACCGCGCTGGCCTTCCTGCCACCGGGGATCATCCTCGCCGTGGTCGCCCCGTTGGCCGGCCGGATGAACCACCGGATCGGGACGCCGCGCCTGCTGGTCTTCGGCCTGGTGACGCTGACCGCGGCGTACGCCCTCTTCACGCGCATCGGGCCGGACAGTCACTACATGACCGCGCTCCTGCCGACGATGGTCCTCATCGGTGTCGCTGCGGGTGTCCTCTTCACCACCGCCAACATCGCCGGCGTGTCCGGAGTGCCGGAGAAGGACCTCGGCGCGGCAGGTGGCTTGTTCGCGACCTCCTTCCAGGTCGGTGGCGCGATCGTGCTGGCGCTGACCACGGCTGTCGTCGCCGCCCACCACGGTGCGGGTCATGACGCGGCCCAACTGGTGAATTCTTACCGGCAGGGCGCCATCTTCATCGCAGTGCTCGTCGCCCTCTGCTGCCTCTACGCGTTTGGCGAAGCGGTGATGATCCGTCGACGGCGCACCTCGATGCGCTGATACCCGGCGAGACAGTGTCCACGGCAGCGGACCTGTCTCGACGGCGTTCGTATCGCACCCGAGGGAGAATGAAGGGATGGAGATGGTGGAGAGCTTCGGCAGCTTCCTCAGGGCACGCCGGGCTGGGCTCACTCCCGAGCAGCTCGGGCTACCGGCCGGCGAGAAGCGCCGGGTGGCCGGCCTACGCCGGGAGGAGGTAGCGCTGCTGGCGGGCGTCAGCGTCGACTACTACACCCGTCTCGAGCAGGGCCGAGAGGACCGACCGTCGGAGTCGGTCGTCAACGCCCTTGCCCGGGTCCTCCTGCTCGACGGCGACGAGGACGCCTTGCACTACTTCCGAATGCTCGCGCTGCGGCCGTCAAGGGTCTCGGTACGGCCCCGGCACGTTCCGGTCAGCCCGGTGATCAACGCGCTGATCAGCAAATGGGACGATGTGCCCGCGTACGTTCTGAACCGACGGTGCGACGTGATCGCGAGCAATCCTCTTGGCCGCGCCCTGTTCGCCGGATACCCGCACAGCACCAGCCTGGCCCGGTTCATCTTCCTCGACGAGGGCGCCCGCGGGTTCTACGGCGACTGGCAGATGATGGCGTTGGCCACCGCGGCCTCGCTGCGCAACAGCATCGGAGCCGACCCGCAGGACCCGGACATGATCCAGCTGATCGGTGAACTGTCAGTCAGCAGCGCCGAGTTCCGGAAGATGTGGTCGAAGGCCCTGGTGCAGCGCCGGACCCGCGGTCCGGTGACCATCCACCACCCTCTGGTCGGGCAGCTCGATCTCCGATGGGAGACGTTGACCCTCAACGGCACCCCAGACTACGAGCTCAAGCTCTATGTGCCGGCGAACGAGAAGACAGCAGAAGCCGTGGCACTGCTCGGGAGCCTGGCCGCTGGCTCATCGGCCGACGTCGGGGAGGCGGCAGTCTAGCGGCCATTGCGGCGGCGTCCGGCGCTCGAAGCGATGATTCGGCCGTACTCCTGCGCCGCCTTGACCACGGGTGGCCAGGGCAGTGGTGACCAGGGAAATGGTTGAGTTTGGGCCCCGGCGGGGCCGGCGAGCGGTAGCTTGACCTTGGCGCTACCGGGCCGTAGCCGTGGCCGGCTGTCTACCGACGTCAGGTCACTCCCACCACTCGCACCGACGCGCCCCGCTCTGCCTGGGTGTGTCGTACCCACGGTCTGCCACGACCTGCCACCGCAGCAGGAACGGACCTAGCCTCGAGGATGGCATTCCGCTCGCAGGGAGCCAGACGAGGGGAGTTGACCCGCTGCCGGGGCGGTCAGGCGCACTTTGCTCGCCGGGCTACGTCCCCGGGGCCGGTTCCGGCTCGCCTCGAACATTCCTCAGAAGGAGTGACAACCCGTGTCAGTTTGGTTCATCACCGGTGCGTCGCGTGGCCTCGGTGCCCAGATCGTCCGGGAGGCGCTGGCCGCGGGGCACCAGGTCGTGGCCGGCGCCCGTAATCCGCAGCACGTCGCGGAGCAGTTCGGGCCCTCCGATGCGCTGCTGCCGGTGGCCCTCGACGTGACCGACCCCGGTCAGGTTGCCGCAGCCGTGAAGCGGGCCCGCGAAGGGTTCGAACGCATCGACGTACTCGTGAACAACGCAGGCTTCAGCGTGCTCGGCGCCGTCGAGGAGATCTCGGACGCAGAGGCGCTGGCGATGTTCGAGGTCAACGTCTTCGGGGTCCATCGGGTGACCCGTGCCGTGCTGCCGACCATGCGCGAGCAGCGATCCGGCCGAATCATCAACATCGGCTCGGTGGGCGGCTTCGCCGCAGTGGCATCGTCCGGCCTCTATGGTGCGACGAAGTTCGCCCTGGAGGCGATCAGTGAGGCACTCGACCTGGAAGCCCGGGACCTCGGCATCTACACCACCGTCATCGAGCCCGGGGCGTTCCGCACCGACTTCCTCACCCCGCAGAGCATGCGGCTCGCCGCGACGGTCATCGACGACTATGCGGCGACCGCCGGGGCGGCGCGCACGGCCTTCTCGACGGCGAACGGACAGCAGCCGGGCGACCCCGCCAAGGCGGCCCGGGCGATTCTCACGCTCACCGATCTCGAAGATCCGCCCATCCGGCTCCAACTCGGCT is a window of Micromonospora sp. WMMD961 DNA encoding:
- a CDS encoding oxidoreductase encodes the protein MSVWFITGASRGLGAQIVREALAAGHQVVAGARNPQHVAEQFGPSDALLPVALDVTDPGQVAAAVKRAREGFERIDVLVNNAGFSVLGAVEEISDAEALAMFEVNVFGVHRVTRAVLPTMREQRSGRIINIGSVGGFAAVASSGLYGATKFALEAISEALDLEARDLGIYTTVIEPGAFRTDFLTPQSMRLAATVIDDYAATAGAARTAFSTANGQQPGDPAKAARAILTLTDLEDPPIRLQLGSDSIARVQGKLARVADDLARWRHLGEATNFEA
- a CDS encoding DUF4331 family protein; amino-acid sequence: MSHHLDTPLAAQGGQLYIDDLYVFQGEHGTVFVMDVNSSVTKADIKRGFHHEGRYEFKIHFGGADMEELTFRVTFGEPDGDGKQSLMLHALTGADARDDGATGTLLIQGRTGETTDGANMRIWAGRITDPFYVDLDELATINGAVKDGAKVDRSAWSVDQAKNSFAGTTVESIVLEVNRDEPLVPDDTRIGVWCRTMLATDAGGWRQINRAGHPMMWPIFWPHDTDFSDPANVRHPSKDLTEDGEEIATAVAGVVAANGTALDPQAYGWSVARQLYPDMLTYQTGTAANYGFAIRNGRAMADNAPEVMFSLVLNTGTTSGLTRDITKAARADTFPYVVPA
- a CDS encoding DMT family transporter — translated: MVALIMLGGILALQTRINGQLGSRLGDGFLAAAVIFLIGLTLTMIAMLVSGSGRAGLRAVRADVKAAALPRWILFGGAVGSVFVIGQGLVAALLGTAVFSTSTVAGQTVGGLFVDRLGIGPSGKHSLTVRRLAGAALGLVAVGWSVSADLTGGFPVVALAVPLLGGLCIGWQQAVNGRVRVAANSVITSTFVNFLGGAIVTGTLAAIRLVAAGAIPRFPTEGWLYAGGLTSLLFIAATSQLVRRTGVLMLGVGTTAGQLLVSLALDLFLPQPGAVIRYTMIAGTALALVSVVIVSTPASHAGR
- a CDS encoding MFS transporter — translated: MPGLLALLLLCAVQFMDALDLSVVGIALPAIQHNFSLSEGTLQWVVSAYVLGYGGFLLLGGRTADIVGRRRMLIISVGVFLAITVAIVAAPNAGTLLTLRFLKGVAAGFSAPAALALITSLWPEGHARSRALGIFGATNAIGYCVGVVVGGLLTAIDWRLVFVVPLPVAIFILLAAPMVLPRDRRDNGPRRQLDIPGAAVSTVGLSALVYAVTVGPEAGWTASRTVLFFALAAIALLAFPLVERRQTSPLLDLSLLRGHLVRSGNITGFTLNGAYVAFQFLVTLYLQESLGWSPFATALAFLPPGIILAVVAPLAGRMNHRIGTPRLLVFGLVTLTAAYALFTRIGPDSHYMTALLPTMVLIGVAAGVLFTTANIAGVSGVPEKDLGAAGGLFATSFQVGGAIVLALTTAVVAAHHGAGHDAAQLVNSYRQGAIFIAVLVALCCLYAFGEAVMIRRRRTSMR
- a CDS encoding low temperature requirement protein A, producing MTDEQAAYRPLLRRREDSKQPAFLELFFDLVYVLTLTQLTHLLIDHLGWAGAFEAFVLLLALWWVWVLTAWMTDQFDPQHPVVQGYVILVMMAILVMAILVPRGLSGHSTAFAGFYVAINLGRCLFVLLGARGTLLPQRALRAGFWLAVSLIFWIASAFTEGWRRGVLWLMALAVDYLSAALRWPTPKLGRAPGWELAIAETHLAERYRQVIIVALGEIVLIMGITFANTDNAQFTFGRTVVLLLSLISTALMWRLYIYRAGQQLAPAIAVSPHPHRLSQWASYLHLVMIAGILLTAVGFTLIIEHPTTDPPPAWIAGIAGGPALFLAGRAGFEYLIFGRVTLPRLVGIVTLGGIGSLVVHLRPEITSAAATLVLAAVAALDAVRGHRRGREPARPPT
- a CDS encoding helix-turn-helix transcriptional regulator codes for the protein MEMVESFGSFLRARRAGLTPEQLGLPAGEKRRVAGLRREEVALLAGVSVDYYTRLEQGREDRPSESVVNALARVLLLDGDEDALHYFRMLALRPSRVSVRPRHVPVSPVINALISKWDDVPAYVLNRRCDVIASNPLGRALFAGYPHSTSLARFIFLDEGARGFYGDWQMMALATAASLRNSIGADPQDPDMIQLIGELSVSSAEFRKMWSKALVQRRTRGPVTIHHPLVGQLDLRWETLTLNGTPDYELKLYVPANEKTAEAVALLGSLAAGSSADVGEAAV